In Kitasatospora sp. NBC_00240, the following are encoded in one genomic region:
- a CDS encoding serine/threonine-protein kinase, producing MSEACARPDCTGEGTIDEDGYCTECGLAPAVAVAAPAAGSTTGGTGGGARTGGGGPGSPCAHDCPGTIDPDGYCDECGLAAEADTGLTQPHLPSARLAPDSSRSHRSTRTGSARSMSGRSRSHRSTRTGSSRSLSVRSGRGSTGTSSRGRLGAGLVTVPTVPRLDPTAAVLANPEVPERKRYCSKCEAPVGREKNGRPGRPEGFCTKCGTPYSFTPKLARGDLVGGQYEVVGCLAHGGLGWIYLAIDRRVNDKWVVLKGLLDTGDEDALAVAVAERRFLAEVDHPNIVRIINFAEHPDLRTGSTDGYIVMEYIGGKSLKDIANDRRTPDGRRDPLPVEQAIAYALEALPALGYLHSRGLVYCDFKIDNVIQSEDSLKIIDMGAVRRLDDDGPIYGTIGYQAPEIATDGPTPASDLYTVARTLAVLSFDFQGYSTTYREELPGPEDVPVFAEYESYYRFLVRATDPDPARRFSSAEEMADQLTGVLREILALKDGRPRPALSTLFGPELRVVDSRLVTGSAVVGAPAANAPATAAPAPVPTPDPAPTAPAPALALTAGPRVVALDPAAAALALPVPRVDPADPNAGFLAALVGTAPEEALAALAGAPADSVERTLRELRAHLELGHQQDAQQTLTALESAHQGDWRVLWYRGLTALAAAAGAGDSTRGHQARTERLEAAAEAFDALYDAFPGEAAPKLGLAVCAELLGNGDDAAEFHRLVWSTDHAYVSAAFGLARVRLAAGDRPGAVLALESVPATSSHWTAARVGAVRARLRERPATDPLGPDLDACSEQLGRLGLDDRRHEELAVEVLDAALGWALAGRPGASGAPTVLGQPVAERELRFALEHSYRVLARLADRAQTRIEMVERANRTRPRTWV from the coding sequence CCCGGACGGCTACTGCGACGAGTGCGGGCTCGCGGCGGAGGCCGACACCGGTCTGACCCAGCCGCACCTGCCGTCCGCCCGGCTCGCCCCGGACTCCTCCCGCTCGCACCGCTCCACCCGCACCGGCTCGGCCCGCTCGATGTCCGGCCGCTCGCGTTCGCACCGCTCCACGCGTACCGGCAGCAGCCGGTCCCTGTCGGTGCGCAGCGGCCGGGGCAGCACCGGCACCAGCAGCCGCGGCCGGCTCGGCGCCGGGCTGGTGACCGTCCCGACGGTGCCCCGGCTGGACCCGACGGCGGCCGTCCTGGCCAATCCCGAGGTGCCCGAGCGCAAGCGGTACTGCAGCAAGTGCGAGGCGCCGGTGGGCCGGGAGAAGAACGGCCGCCCGGGCCGCCCGGAGGGCTTCTGCACCAAGTGCGGCACGCCGTACTCGTTCACGCCCAAGCTGGCCCGCGGCGACCTGGTCGGCGGCCAGTACGAGGTGGTGGGCTGCCTGGCGCACGGCGGGCTCGGCTGGATCTACCTGGCGATCGACCGCCGGGTGAACGACAAGTGGGTGGTCCTGAAGGGCCTGCTGGACACCGGCGACGAGGACGCGCTGGCGGTCGCGGTCGCCGAGCGCCGGTTCCTGGCCGAGGTGGACCACCCGAACATCGTGCGGATCATCAACTTCGCCGAGCACCCGGACCTGCGGACGGGCTCGACCGACGGCTACATCGTCATGGAGTACATCGGCGGCAAGTCGCTGAAGGACATCGCCAACGACCGCCGCACCCCGGACGGGCGGCGCGACCCGCTGCCGGTGGAGCAGGCGATCGCGTACGCGCTGGAGGCGCTGCCCGCGCTGGGCTACCTGCACAGCCGGGGGCTGGTGTACTGCGACTTCAAGATCGACAACGTGATCCAGAGCGAGGACTCGCTCAAGATCATCGACATGGGCGCCGTCCGCCGCCTCGACGACGACGGACCGATCTACGGCACCATCGGCTACCAGGCCCCCGAGATCGCCACCGACGGACCCACCCCCGCCTCCGACCTCTACACGGTGGCCCGCACCCTGGCCGTACTGAGCTTCGACTTCCAGGGCTACAGCACCACCTACCGCGAGGAACTGCCCGGCCCCGAGGACGTCCCGGTCTTCGCCGAGTACGAGTCCTACTACCGCTTCCTGGTCCGCGCCACCGACCCCGACCCGGCCCGCCGGTTCTCCTCCGCCGAGGAGATGGCCGACCAGCTGACCGGTGTCCTGCGCGAGATCCTCGCCCTCAAGGACGGCCGGCCCCGGCCCGCGCTGTCCACCCTCTTCGGCCCCGAACTCCGCGTGGTCGACAGCCGACTGGTCACCGGCAGCGCCGTGGTCGGCGCCCCCGCCGCGAACGCCCCGGCCACCGCCGCCCCGGCCCCGGTCCCGACCCCCGACCCGGCCCCGACTGCTCCGGCCCCGGCCCTGGCCCTGACCGCCGGGCCGCGGGTCGTCGCCCTCGACCCGGCCGCCGCCGCCCTCGCCCTGCCGGTGCCCCGGGTCGACCCGGCCGACCCCAACGCCGGCTTCCTCGCCGCCCTGGTCGGCACCGCCCCCGAGGAGGCACTCGCCGCCCTGGCCGGCGCCCCCGCCGACTCGGTCGAACGCACCCTGCGGGAACTGCGCGCCCACCTCGAACTCGGCCACCAGCAGGACGCCCAGCAGACCCTGACCGCCCTGGAGAGCGCCCACCAGGGCGACTGGCGGGTGCTCTGGTACCGCGGCCTGACCGCTCTCGCGGCCGCCGCCGGGGCGGGCGACAGCACCCGCGGCCACCAGGCCCGCACCGAACGGCTGGAGGCCGCGGCCGAAGCCTTCGACGCGCTCTACGACGCCTTCCCCGGCGAGGCCGCACCCAAGCTGGGCCTCGCCGTCTGCGCCGAACTGCTCGGCAACGGCGACGACGCGGCCGAGTTCCACCGCCTGGTGTGGAGCACCGACCACGCGTACGTGAGCGCCGCCTTCGGCCTGGCCCGGGTCCGGCTCGCCGCCGGCGACCGGCCGGGCGCGGTGCTGGCCCTGGAGTCCGTGCCCGCCACCTCCAGCCACTGGACCGCCGCCCGGGTCGGCGCCGTCCGGGCCCGGCTGCGCGAGCGGCCCGCCACCGACCCGCTCGGCCCGGACCTCGACGCCTGCTCCGAACAGCTCGGCCGGCTCGGCCTGGACGACCGCCGCCACGAGGAGCTCGCCGTCGAGGTGCTCGACGCCGCCCTGGGCTGGGCACTCGCCGGACGCCCCGGCGCGTCCGGCGCGCCCACGGTGCTGGGACAGCCCGTCGCCGAGCGGGAACTGCGCTTCGCCCTGGAACACTCCTACCGGGTACTCGCCCGGTTGGCAGACCGGGCGCAGACCAGGATCGAGATGGTGGAACGGGCCAACCGGACCCGCCCCAGGACGTGGGTGTAA
- a CDS encoding PP2C family serine/threonine-protein phosphatase encodes MQQTVCPSCSEPLDPEDSYCGSCGAGRHEPARATASLPGSWVADDRAGGAPPAMPAPPAPRSGGPGIAPGLVCAHCGAAQVATDGYCEDCGGAQPRPRDHMEKVLAGVAGVSDRGVRHHRNEDSFTVAATSLPGGAPAVVAVVCDGVSSSDRPDEASETAVDSASESLLTALERGVAPGTAMRAAIADAARAVAALAEDGSSPTRPDINAPACTYVSAIAADGRITIGWVGDTRAYWIPDDRVSAEPFRLTQDDSWAAKMVEAGLMGEAEAYADPRAHAITGWLGADAEEVVPHTLDFTPHVPGVLLICTDGLWNYAEAATDLAHVVRTDARTEPLAAARTLVRFAIEAGGHDNITVAVLPVLPATDLAGTARPDDRTATLLDLPVIGAGHAAARPEYDPHDETLPDLPVIGSPRAPLPPLPPHPPAAPPVPPAAPAPPDHPPAR; translated from the coding sequence ATGCAGCAGACCGTGTGCCCGAGCTGTTCCGAACCGCTTGACCCGGAGGACTCCTACTGCGGGAGCTGCGGCGCCGGCCGCCACGAGCCCGCGCGCGCGACCGCCTCCCTGCCCGGCAGCTGGGTGGCCGACGACCGGGCCGGCGGCGCGCCGCCGGCGATGCCCGCACCGCCCGCCCCGCGGAGCGGCGGCCCGGGCATCGCCCCCGGCCTGGTCTGCGCGCACTGCGGCGCCGCCCAGGTCGCCACCGACGGCTACTGCGAGGACTGCGGCGGCGCCCAGCCGCGCCCGCGCGACCACATGGAGAAGGTGCTCGCGGGCGTCGCCGGGGTCAGCGACCGCGGCGTGCGCCACCACCGCAACGAGGACTCCTTCACCGTCGCCGCCACCTCGCTGCCCGGTGGCGCGCCCGCCGTGGTGGCCGTGGTCTGCGACGGCGTCTCCTCCTCCGACCGGCCCGACGAGGCCTCGGAGACCGCCGTCGACAGCGCCTCCGAATCGCTGCTGACCGCGCTGGAGCGCGGCGTCGCCCCCGGCACCGCGATGCGCGCGGCGATCGCCGACGCCGCCCGCGCGGTGGCCGCGCTGGCCGAGGACGGCAGCTCCCCCACCCGTCCCGACATCAACGCGCCCGCCTGCACCTACGTCAGCGCGATCGCCGCCGACGGCCGGATCACCATCGGCTGGGTCGGCGACACCCGGGCGTACTGGATCCCGGACGACCGGGTGTCCGCCGAACCGTTCCGGCTCACCCAGGACGACTCCTGGGCCGCCAAGATGGTCGAGGCCGGCCTGATGGGCGAGGCCGAGGCGTACGCGGACCCGCGGGCGCACGCGATCACCGGCTGGCTCGGCGCCGACGCCGAGGAGGTCGTCCCGCACACCCTGGACTTCACCCCGCACGTCCCCGGCGTCCTGCTGATCTGCACCGACGGGCTGTGGAACTACGCCGAGGCGGCCACCGACCTGGCCCACGTCGTGCGCACCGACGCCCGGACGGAGCCGCTGGCCGCCGCCCGGACCCTGGTGCGGTTCGCGATCGAGGCCGGCGGCCACGACAACATCACCGTCGCCGTGCTGCCGGTCCTGCCCGCCACCGACCTGGCGGGCACCGCCCGGCCGGACGACCGCACCGCCACCCTGCTCGACCTGCCGGTGATCGGGGCCGGCCACGCGGCGGCCCGGCCCGAGTACGACCCGCACGACGAGACGCTGCCGGACCTGCCGGTGATCGGCTCGCCCCGCGCGCCGCTCCCGCCGCTGCCGCCGCACCCGCCGGCCGCGCCGCCCGTCCCGCCCGCCGCACCCGCGCCGCCGGACCACCCGCCGGCCCGCTGA
- a CDS encoding VWA domain-containing protein: MASLAKSNLPRFDVDIFQNEYLADGAREVNAIVTVTATGGGTSGGRPLPTDATAAGAPAQSSAVIILVDCSGSMEYPATKMRGAREATAAAIDTVRDGVAFAVVAGTHEAKEVYPGDGGLAVAGPATRSAAKESLRRLTSGGGTAMGTWLAKADRLFLSRRDIALRHAILLTDGKNEHESAADLDKAIAQVTGHFTADCRGVGTDWRVDELRKISSALLGSVDIVAEPSGLVDDFRSMMENAMGKQVADVALRVWTPANAMVKFVKQVAPSVEDLSGRRTEAGPRAGDYPTGSWGDESRDYHVCIEVPAAGVGNVMLAARISLVLPQPGGAAPEVLSQGLVKAVWTDDLSSSTRISPQVAHYTGQAELASSIQEGLEAHRAGDFTRATAKLGAAVRIAHATGNDGTFKLLQKVVDVVDPKEGTVRFRKDVSEADSKTLETRSTKTVRVKK, translated from the coding sequence ATGGCAAGTCTGGCGAAGTCGAATCTGCCCCGGTTCGACGTGGACATCTTCCAGAACGAGTACCTCGCGGACGGCGCCCGCGAGGTGAACGCGATCGTCACGGTGACCGCCACCGGCGGCGGCACCTCCGGCGGCCGCCCGCTGCCGACCGACGCCACCGCGGCCGGCGCGCCGGCGCAGTCCTCGGCCGTGATCATCCTGGTCGACTGCTCGGGCTCGATGGAGTACCCCGCCACCAAGATGCGCGGCGCCCGGGAGGCCACCGCCGCCGCCATCGACACCGTCCGCGACGGCGTCGCCTTCGCCGTGGTGGCCGGCACCCACGAGGCCAAGGAGGTCTACCCGGGCGACGGCGGGCTCGCCGTCGCCGGGCCGGCCACCCGGAGCGCCGCCAAGGAGTCACTGCGCCGCCTCACCTCCGGCGGCGGCACCGCCATGGGCACCTGGCTGGCCAAGGCCGACCGGCTCTTCCTCAGCCGGCGCGACATCGCGCTGCGGCACGCGATCCTGCTCACCGACGGCAAGAACGAACACGAGTCCGCCGCCGACCTCGACAAGGCGATAGCCCAGGTCACCGGCCATTTCACGGCCGACTGCCGGGGTGTCGGCACCGACTGGCGGGTGGACGAACTGCGCAAGATCTCCTCCGCCCTGCTCGGCTCGGTGGACATCGTGGCGGAGCCGTCCGGTCTGGTGGACGACTTCCGTTCGATGATGGAGAACGCGATGGGCAAGCAGGTCGCGGACGTCGCCCTGCGGGTCTGGACACCGGCCAACGCGATGGTGAAGTTCGTCAAGCAGGTCGCGCCCAGCGTGGAGGACCTCAGCGGACGCCGCACCGAGGCCGGCCCGCGCGCCGGTGACTACCCCACCGGCTCCTGGGGGGACGAGAGCCGCGACTACCACGTCTGCATCGAGGTCCCGGCCGCGGGCGTCGGCAACGTGATGCTCGCCGCCCGGATCAGCCTGGTGCTGCCGCAGCCCGGCGGCGCCGCCCCCGAGGTCCTCTCCCAGGGCCTGGTCAAGGCCGTCTGGACGGACGACCTGTCCTCCTCCACCCGGATCAGCCCGCAGGTCGCCCACTACACCGGCCAGGCGGAGCTCGCCTCCTCCATCCAGGAGGGCCTGGAGGCCCACCGCGCGGGCGACTTCACCCGGGCCACCGCCAAGCTCGGCGCGGCCGTCCGGATCGCCCACGCGACCGGCAACGACGGCACGTTCAAGCTGCTGCAGAAGGTGGTGGACGTGGTGGATCCCAAGGAGGGTACGGTTCGGTTCCGTAAGGACGTGAGCGAGGCCGACTCCAAGACCCTGGAGACCCGGTCCACGAAGACCGTGCGCGTCAAGAAGTGA
- a CDS encoding FHA domain-containing protein has product MPICPRGHESQAEDWCDFCGFPMTPPPGLPVPGAPAAGHLTPGHPAPGQVPPPGPVAPAPAAPPQAQGFPDVTEGLVVCPICRSPQTGRYCEECGYDYDLSSPSRRQPPAPASGHLAPPPPSAPLNIPAAYGGAQAPQQPAPGGQGGYGYPQAGSGGQGGYGYPQQAPGPYEQAPQQPAQPAHGGQGGYGYPQPAPGGYEQAPQQPAAGGYEQSPYEPQQYERPQPYEKAQQYEQAPFEPAGRPGQAPYEQPDGRRGTGPVYAQQGPTAQGEEFGTSFQLAPPLAGAGPEGTATPEPQRTTWMAVVSADRDYFTDMMARSGPEAAGLFFPPYCPERRIPLTGRGQLRIGRRSQHRGTVPEIDLSVPPEDPGASHQHALLAEQEDGSWVLVDQDSTNGTTVNGGAESIAPHTAVPLNDGDRVHVGAWTTITLHRA; this is encoded by the coding sequence ATGCCGATCTGCCCGAGGGGCCACGAGTCGCAGGCCGAGGACTGGTGCGACTTCTGCGGCTTCCCGATGACACCACCACCGGGGCTGCCGGTGCCCGGCGCGCCCGCGGCCGGACACCTCACCCCCGGGCACCCCGCGCCCGGCCAGGTGCCGCCGCCCGGGCCGGTGGCGCCCGCCCCGGCCGCGCCGCCGCAGGCCCAGGGCTTCCCGGACGTCACCGAGGGCCTGGTGGTCTGCCCGATCTGCCGCAGCCCGCAGACCGGCCGGTACTGCGAGGAGTGCGGGTACGACTACGACCTCTCCTCCCCCTCGCGCCGCCAGCCGCCCGCGCCGGCCTCCGGACATCTCGCGCCCCCGCCGCCGTCCGCGCCGCTGAACATCCCCGCGGCGTACGGCGGCGCGCAGGCTCCGCAGCAACCCGCACCGGGCGGCCAGGGCGGTTACGGCTACCCGCAGGCCGGATCCGGCGGCCAGGGCGGCTACGGCTACCCGCAGCAGGCGCCGGGCCCCTACGAGCAGGCCCCGCAGCAGCCCGCGCAGCCCGCACACGGCGGCCAGGGCGGTTACGGCTACCCCCAGCCGGCGCCCGGCGGGTACGAGCAGGCCCCGCAGCAGCCCGCGGCCGGCGGGTACGAGCAGTCGCCCTACGAACCGCAGCAGTACGAGCGGCCGCAGCCGTACGAGAAGGCGCAGCAGTACGAGCAGGCGCCGTTCGAGCCGGCCGGCCGGCCCGGCCAGGCACCGTACGAGCAGCCGGACGGCCGCCGAGGCACCGGCCCGGTGTACGCCCAGCAGGGGCCGACCGCGCAGGGCGAGGAGTTCGGCACCTCGTTCCAGCTGGCCCCGCCGCTGGCCGGCGCCGGGCCGGAGGGCACCGCGACGCCGGAGCCCCAGCGCACCACCTGGATGGCGGTGGTCTCGGCCGACCGCGACTACTTCACCGACATGATGGCGCGCAGCGGCCCGGAGGCGGCCGGCCTGTTCTTCCCGCCCTACTGCCCCGAGCGGCGGATCCCGCTGACCGGGCGCGGCCAGCTGCGGATCGGACGGCGCTCCCAGCACCGCGGGACCGTGCCGGAGATCGACCTGTCGGTGCCGCCGGAGGACCCGGGGGCCTCCCACCAGCACGCGCTGCTCGCCGAGCAGGAGGACGGCAGCTGGGTGCTGGTGGACCAGGACTCGACCAACGGGACCACGGTCAACGGCGGCGCGGAGTCGATCGCGCCGCACACAGCCGTGCCGCTGAACGACGGTGACCGCGTCCACGTCGGGGCGTGGACCACGATCACCCTGCACCGGGCCTGA
- a CDS encoding ABC transporter ATP-binding protein, with protein sequence MTAAITADGIRQRYGDVQAVDGVSLTVETGEFYGILGPNGAGKTTTLEILEGIRKPDEGRIELLGMAPWPRNRDLLPRIGVQFQASAFFNKLTARETIRTFASFYGVGPKRADAMLERVGLTDSASVMTDKMSGGQAQRLSIACALAHDPELVFLDEPTTGLDPQARRNLWDLLRDINGEGRTVVLTTHYLDEAEILCDRVSVMDHGKVLKTGTPAALVREIDDTVRVSVESGQIGLDRLRELLAAAGAETGSVEDDGATVAIATRAPAPVLSVLAEQGALRGLEVRGATLEDVFLQLTGREYRA encoded by the coding sequence ATGACTGCAGCTATCACCGCCGACGGCATACGTCAGCGGTACGGGGATGTCCAGGCTGTCGACGGGGTGTCACTCACCGTCGAGACTGGCGAGTTCTACGGAATTCTTGGGCCCAACGGGGCCGGCAAGACCACCACTCTGGAGATCCTGGAGGGGATCCGGAAGCCCGACGAGGGCCGGATCGAGCTGCTGGGGATGGCTCCCTGGCCGCGCAACCGTGACCTGCTGCCGCGTATCGGCGTGCAGTTCCAGGCCTCGGCGTTCTTCAACAAGCTGACCGCGCGGGAGACCATCCGCACGTTCGCCTCGTTCTACGGTGTCGGGCCCAAGCGGGCCGACGCCATGCTGGAGCGGGTCGGCCTGACCGACTCCGCCTCCGTGATGACCGACAAGATGTCCGGCGGCCAGGCCCAGCGCCTCTCCATCGCCTGCGCGCTGGCCCACGACCCGGAGCTCGTCTTCCTCGACGAACCCACCACCGGCCTCGACCCGCAGGCCCGCCGCAACCTCTGGGACCTGCTGCGGGACATCAACGGCGAGGGCCGCACCGTCGTCCTCACCACCCACTACCTGGACGAGGCCGAGATCCTCTGCGACCGCGTCTCGGTGATGGACCACGGCAAGGTGCTCAAGACCGGCACCCCCGCCGCGCTGGTGCGCGAGATCGACGACACCGTGCGGGTCAGCGTCGAGTCCGGACAGATCGGCCTCGACCGCCTCCGGGAGCTGCTCGCCGCCGCCGGCGCCGAGACCGGCTCGGTCGAGGACGACGGCGCCACCGTCGCCATCGCCACCCGCGCCCCCGCCCCGGTGCTCTCCGTGCTCGCCGAGCAGGGCGCCCTGCGCGGCCTGGAAGTACGCGGCGCCACCCTGGAGGACGTGTTCCTCCAGCTCACCGGACGGGAGTACCGCGCATGA
- a CDS encoding ABC transporter permease, whose amino-acid sequence MSAERSDAVSEPGTEPRATEAPATEAQPTEAPAVPAQRTAASGPAGAGTAEAPKERASAFLSLSRVMIVSFLRDRTAVFFVLVFPLMFLLLFGTLLKGAGSPHAKVAQVGAVQVLDAVQGEGRADLEKVLAITRTDDAADALAKVRKGDLDALIQQGPDGRIELRFSAADQVRAGSVQGIVNSIVQQANQAATGKPAAFTLESVQVEDNSLKPIQFLTPGLLGWAVATGAVFGASLTLVSWRQKKVLRRLRLAPVSAGSIIVSRISVSILTALAQTTVFLLVATTPYFGLKLTGDWWLIVPLVVCATVAFMSIGLLAGSLAKTEEAANGISQIIVLPMSFLSGSFFPMDDAPGWLKMISDALPLKHLVTASQSVLTRGGGLSDALPTMGGLLLFAAVLTAIASRFFRWEDA is encoded by the coding sequence ATGAGCGCCGAGCGCAGTGATGCCGTGAGCGAGCCGGGCACCGAGCCGCGGGCCACCGAGGCACCGGCCACCGAGGCACAGCCCACCGAGGCACCGGCGGTCCCCGCCCAGCGGACCGCCGCCAGCGGACCGGCCGGGGCGGGGACGGCCGAGGCACCGAAGGAGCGCGCCAGCGCGTTCCTCAGCCTGTCCCGGGTGATGATCGTGTCCTTCCTCCGGGACCGGACCGCGGTGTTCTTCGTCCTGGTCTTCCCGCTGATGTTCCTGCTGCTCTTCGGCACCTTGCTCAAGGGCGCCGGCAGCCCGCACGCCAAGGTCGCCCAGGTCGGGGCGGTGCAGGTGCTGGACGCCGTCCAGGGCGAAGGCCGGGCGGACCTGGAGAAGGTCCTCGCCATCACCAGGACCGACGACGCCGCCGACGCCCTGGCCAAGGTCAGGAAGGGCGACCTGGACGCACTGATCCAGCAGGGCCCCGACGGCCGGATCGAGCTGCGCTTCAGCGCCGCCGACCAGGTCCGGGCCGGCAGCGTGCAGGGCATCGTCAACTCGATCGTGCAGCAGGCCAACCAGGCCGCCACCGGCAAGCCCGCCGCCTTCACCCTGGAGTCCGTCCAGGTCGAGGACAACTCGCTCAAGCCGATCCAGTTCCTCACCCCCGGCCTGCTCGGCTGGGCCGTGGCCACCGGCGCCGTCTTCGGGGCCTCGCTCACGCTGGTCTCCTGGCGGCAGAAGAAGGTGCTCCGCCGGCTGCGGCTGGCCCCGGTCAGCGCGGGCTCGATCATCGTCTCCCGGATCTCGGTGAGCATCCTCACCGCGCTCGCCCAGACCACCGTCTTCCTGCTGGTGGCGACCACGCCCTACTTCGGGCTGAAGCTCACCGGCGACTGGTGGCTGATCGTGCCACTGGTCGTCTGCGCCACGGTCGCCTTCATGTCGATCGGCCTGCTGGCCGGCTCGCTGGCGAAGACCGAGGAGGCGGCCAACGGCATCTCGCAGATCATCGTGCTGCCGATGTCCTTCCTGTCCGGCTCGTTCTTCCCGATGGACGACGCACCGGGCTGGCTCAAGATGATCTCGGACGCCCTGCCCCTCAAGCACCTGGTCACCGCCTCCCAGTCGGTGCTGACCCGCGGCGGCGGCCTGTCGGACGCCCTGCCGACGATGGGCGGGCTGCTGCTCTTCGCCGCCGTCCTGACCGCGATCGCCTCCCGCTTCTTCCGCTGGGAGGACGCCTGA
- a CDS encoding globin, whose product MTEIGRETLSEETFFDSVGGESTFRRLVHRFYQGVAEDELLRPMYPEDLGPAEERFALFLMQYWGGPRTYSEERGHPRLRMRHVPFKVDRAAHDAWLRHMRTAVDELALPVDAERQLWDYLTYAAASMINSAD is encoded by the coding sequence GTGACTGAAATCGGGCGTGAAACACTCAGCGAGGAGACCTTTTTCGACTCGGTCGGCGGGGAGTCGACCTTCCGGCGACTGGTGCACCGGTTCTACCAGGGCGTCGCCGAGGACGAGTTGCTGCGGCCGATGTACCCGGAGGACCTCGGCCCGGCCGAGGAGCGGTTCGCCCTCTTCCTGATGCAGTACTGGGGCGGCCCCCGCACGTACAGCGAGGAACGCGGCCACCCCCGGCTGCGGATGCGGCACGTGCCGTTCAAGGTCGACCGCGCGGCGCACGACGCCTGGCTGCGGCACATGCGGACGGCGGTGGACGAACTCGCCCTGCCCGTCGACGCCGAGCGCCAGCTGTGGGACTACCTCACCTACGCCGCCGCCTCGATGATCAACAGCGCCGACTGA
- a CDS encoding thioesterase family protein, with the protein MARHIYACPLRWSDMDAFGHVNNVVFLRYLEEARIDFMFTQAAEAGAGEFAGGSVVARHEIDYKRPLVHRPTPVTIETWVTKIGGASLTVSYEVKDTAEDGTETVYVRASTVVVPYDLAAARPRRISPVEREFLSRFMDVEEPVAAVAA; encoded by the coding sequence GTGGCACGCCACATCTACGCCTGCCCACTGAGGTGGTCCGACATGGACGCCTTCGGACACGTGAACAACGTGGTCTTCCTGCGCTACCTGGAGGAGGCCCGGATCGACTTCATGTTCACCCAGGCCGCCGAGGCCGGCGCCGGGGAGTTCGCGGGCGGTTCGGTGGTGGCCCGCCACGAGATCGACTACAAGCGTCCGCTGGTGCACCGCCCGACGCCGGTGACCATCGAGACCTGGGTCACCAAGATCGGCGGTGCTTCGCTGACCGTCTCCTACGAGGTCAAGGACACCGCCGAGGACGGCACCGAGACGGTGTACGTCCGGGCGTCGACCGTGGTCGTGCCCTACGACCTGGCCGCGGCCAGGCCGCGCCGGATCAGCCCGGTGGAGCGCGAGTTCCTCAGCCGTTTCATGGACGTCGAGGAGCCTGTGGCCGCCGTGGCCGCCTGA